The genomic region tcccatgcagagtcgttgggaagactcggcaccaaacctcatcgggttgctcccataccgacatgtaagactcgaaagcctcggcgtggtcggttgggtcgccttctcctttgtatgatatgggtggcaactttagcttagtcggcacgggacctctaggacataggcatcgaggggtgtcgaccacgtgtcgaatgacacgcggcgatcggctcctcgcatccttagtccggctcctctccccgtggcgggaagggcttcttctccgactcggtgagtcggactccttctccgactcggtgagtcggacttcttctccgactcggtgagtcggacttctttcactcctccgggGCGGGGCCTCGTCGGTCTGCGGCGACACCGTCCTCCTctgcgagtgcgggaaggactcaggtctaccacttgcactctgggctcccccggcgtcttgacatggtCAGCTTCCTCCAAAGCTTCGTTCAGGTTTCTCGGAGTTATTTTTTGGACCCTGATCTCCTGTGGGGgcgccgccgctcttgtcgttgtgacagtgtgagtcggcgtgctacccattagttccaggagtagcttcagtttagctgcatcaaccaaatgtcccatgatagtgacttggtcggcgggcagcggtgtatcttgttcccttggcatcccgttcgtcgtatcagtgatacggccggtgggggactgcccgatttcagagttgtggaatgtgtcatctTGGTAGAGTTCAGTTTCCACAAGCACCGtttctggttgtttcgacatcttcttagctcgttgggtgggttttgttttgcgttttttttttgtaagggatttgactagcttctagtatcaattttcccacagacggcgccaattgttccgggtgtaattccgaaacagttatttgttaccactcgtggcttgtagaatgacgcctttggttgaatccttctttcggcctctcctgaaacaatgaacgaactgagggctcggctttggccgagcgtactcactccgacgctcaagtcagtgaacttaaagagataatttgtgtgttacttggcgaattatatgttgtagagagataaggaagatattaccagattatgaggtgttttagGTCAGgttctggatcctttcctcaatgagagttgaggagtatttatagactttcaccttttgtcacgtagtggccaagtggccaagtggctagcaggtggaaagactgatgtaccctcggccgagggacccatggcaggccggcgggccctgttgactccatgccgaggggtcttggatatgagtacgcggatatgtgccccggctggctagttgtcctagccgaggcacaagagacaggccgacagaatgcgtcggttaggctgtctaagtcgttgacttgctgtggatatctttgaccttgctcaatatgttgactcggtcagcgggtgcagaatatgccccatcagtttgCAACCCAGATAACATTTAATTAATGTGCAAAGTtcataaaaaaagcataaaattACATTGCCAATCATCTGATATTCAAAATATGCTTGTCTTGTGTTGATTGGCTTCAAAATATGCTTCTTTGATCTTGTTGTTCAAAACATGCTTGTCTTGTTTTCCTTCCGATGTTCAAAATGTCTTGTTGCCTTCCTTGTCCTTTCTGAGTCACTTACTGCATCTGTTGTTCTGTGAGGTCAATAACTGATGCACCTGTTGGTTCATTACTGTACCCAATTGGTTCAGTAATGCTGCCAACAGGCTCATTCATATCATTAATAACAGCATTCACAACAGCATTAACATGTGCATTCACTGCATCAACTAAAGCAGTTATGGTAGAACTATCTCCTACATTGTTCATGTATGCTATACATTCATTTACCAAATGAATGTCAGCAGTTAAATACTCAGGCAGCATGCCTGCAACTGCTAGTTTGGTCTTGTGCATGTGTGGCAATGGGTAATtatttcctcctttccttttcaTGACCTCTAACATGCATGCCTGTAGTGTTATGAACACATAGTTAAGTTTAATGACCTCTAGGTTTGCAAATGCCTTATTAACTTCAATAACAAGTTTATCTAACTTGTAACAATTTGTTCTTTGCTGAAGTGATTGAATTGCTCTGAAAAACCCCAAATCCAAGACATTCAAGTCTTGTGAATTAGGTGGTTGACAACTTAACTCAATATTCCACCCATCTTGGTTTGCTGCAGCAATGAAATCTGGATCTGAGTTCTTGATGTGTGGGCGTGCATTATCTTGCTGTATGATAATGTGCTTGCTTTCATTTTCAGGCCATTTTGCCTTAATTGCTGGAACAACAATTCTTATTATCATGTCCTTAATTACTTGTTTGTTAACAGATTCAATGCACTTAGTTTCCATTGTGCCTACAACTCTGTTTCTTGAATTTCTTTTTGTTGGTACTTCA from Silene latifolia isolate original U9 population chromosome 3, ASM4854445v1, whole genome shotgun sequence harbors:
- the LOC141646523 gene encoding uncharacterized protein LOC141646523; amino-acid sequence: MLEVANQFSVCRKTITDLWNIAKKQIESGEALNVNSKIKGKKCRQRNAFDVEKFNSIPLSERTTQHSTAEALGVSQSAIARWVADKTIKSHTNAIKPQLNDKNKLDRLLFSLAQLQYDEVCKQVKFNDQSNVIHMDEKWFYLTKPSRRFYLSKGEKRPYRSTQSKKFIGKVMFMCAVARPKYGPNGEVLFDGKIGIWPFIVEVPTKRNSRNRVVGTMETKCIESVNKQVIKDMIIRIVVPAIKAKWPENESKHIIIQQDNARPHIKNSDPDFIAAANQDGWNIELSCQPPNSQDLNVLDLGFFRAIQSLQQRTNCYKLDKLVIEVNKAFANLEVIKLNYVFITLQACMLEVMKRKGGNNYPLPHMHKTKLAVAGMLPEYLTADIHLVNECIAYMNNVGDSSTITALVDAVNAHVNAVVNAVINDMNEPVGSITEPIGYSNEPTGASVIDLTEQQMQ